In one Rutidosis leptorrhynchoides isolate AG116_Rl617_1_P2 chromosome 8, CSIRO_AGI_Rlap_v1, whole genome shotgun sequence genomic region, the following are encoded:
- the LOC139864929 gene encoding U-box domain-containing protein 21-like has protein sequence MAFFWKKPSASRLASKKLLSKQNSKIELTIPTHFRCPISLDLMKDPVTLSTGITYDRESIEKWIQDGNQTCPVTNQILINFDQIPNHMIRRMIQDWCVENRSHGIERIPTPRTPLTSFDVMEIGSKMIALASKGDAKRFLDLLEKVNVWAKESEHNKILIKDNGLGYVLASSFESFSYLPYEKHEYLLSEILFLLTWMFPLGIEGRSKLGSTSSLRCMTWFLSKDDLLLKKSSVLTLKELLSTDQTFVNNLLDIEGLSEALVNLINTPDCLSVKKASFSVIYYIISTQIGFNKLSSRLLELGVVDSSLEALVEADKGLSEMVLGVLDCISDSNEGREKVDKHALTIPLIVKKILRVSSLATDFCVSLLWKLSNNGDKSALVEALHVGAFQKLLLMLQVNCGDDTKIKATEMLKLMNQYKNKLDCFDSGHYKYLRKSY, from the coding sequence ATGGCATTTTTTTGGAAGAAACCAAGCGCTAGTCGTTTAGCTAGCAAAAAACTTCTTTCCAAGCAAAATTCCAAGATAGAACTCACAATTCCAACTCATTTTCGATGTCCGATATCTCTTGATTTAATGAAAGATCCCGTTACATTGTCAACAGGTATCACATACGACCGAGAGAGCATCGAGAAATGGATACAAGACGGAAACCAAACGTGTCCCGTCACGAATCAAATCCTCATAAATTTTGATCAAATACCAAATCACATGATTCGGAGAATGATCCAAGATTGGTGTGTCGAGAATCGATCACATGGTATTGAAAGAATACCTACTCCTCGAACTCCACTAACGTCTTTCGACGTCATGGAAATTGGTTCAAAAATGATAGCTTTAGCTTCAAAAGGTGATgcaaaaaggtttcttgatctatTAGAGAAAGTTAATGTATGGGCAAAAGAAAGTGAACACAATAAAATTCTCATCAAAGATAATGGGCTCGGATACGTGTTAGCATCTTCGTTCGAGTCGTTTTCATATCTTCCATATGAAAAACATGAATATCTTCTAAGTGAAATTTTGTTTTTGTTAACATGGATGTTTCCTTTAGGAATTGAAGGGAGGTCAAAGCTAGGTTCGACATCATCTTTACGTTGCATGACATGGTTTTTATCAAAAGATGATTTGTTACTCAAGAAAAGTAGTGTTCTAACCCTAAAAGAACTTCTTTCAACCGATCAAACGTTCGTAAACAACTTACTCGACATTGAAGGCCTTTCAGAAGCCTTGGTCAATCTTATAAACACACCCGATTGCCTTTCGGTTAAAAAAGCTTCTTTTTCAGTCATATACTACATAATTTCAACGCAAATCGGCTTCAACAAACTCTCATCAAGACTTTTGGAGTTGGGTGTCGTCGATTCGAGCTTGGAAGCCCTTGTGGAAGCCGATAAAGGTTTAAGCGAAATGGTGCTAGGCGTTTTGGATTGTATATCAGATTCGAATGAAGGGAGGGAAAAAGTGGATAAACATGCATTGACTATTCCATTAATAGTAAAGAAGATACTGAGAGTGTCTTCTTTAGCTACTGATTTTTGTGTTTCTTTGTTATGGAAGCTAAGTAACAATGGTGATAAAAGTGCCTTGGTAGAAGCACTTCATGTTGGTGCATTTCAGAAGCTTTTGCTCATGTTGCAGGTCAACTGTGGTGACGACACAAAGATTAAGGCTACTGAGATGTTAAAGTTGATGAATCAATACAAAAATAAATTGGATTGTTTTGATTCTGGACATTATAAGTATCTCAGAAAGTcttattga